TTTTGGGTAGAGTCAGAGAAGCGTTTTGTGCGTCTGCGCACGTCCACCAAGGGTATGCGTATTATTGACAAGCGCGGCATTGATGTCGTCCTGTCTGAAATGCGCGCCCGTGGCGAAAAAGTTTAAGGAGCAGTTCCATGCGTGAATTAATTCGTCTGATTTCTTCTGCCGGTACTGGTCACTTCTACACTACCGATAAGAACAAGCGTACTACGCCC
This genomic stretch from Halopseudomonas pelagia harbors:
- the rpmB gene encoding 50S ribosomal protein L28, whose translation is MSRVCQVTGKGPVTGNNVSHANNRTKRRFLPNLQHHRFWVESEKRFVRLRTSTKGMRIIDKRGIDVVLSEMRARGEKV
- the rpmG gene encoding 50S ribosomal protein L33, which gives rise to MRELIRLISSAGTGHFYTTDKNKRTTPDKIEIKKFDPVVRKHVMYKEGKIK